A genomic window from Candidatus Bathyarchaeota archaeon includes:
- the uvrB gene encoding excinuclease ABC subunit UvrB yields MRFELVAPYKMSPGQEEAVEKLVKNFETKDKQTLLGITGSGKTFVMANLINKLQKPTLILAHNKTLAAQLYAELKELFPKNRVEYFISFYSYYQPESYLPTSDMYIEKDSDINDQIEKMRMHAVSSILSREDTIIVASISCIYGLGNPEDYEGMAANLSTGKTMKRRELLQSLVNMQYERNDQVLEAGNFRVRGNVVDVVPAYEEDILRIELEDNKIKSLKEVEALTGDVKVNLDNITLYPARQYVVPETKQKRALDQIQKELEEELPKLPALEAQRLRKRVTYDIEMIKEMGYCKGIENYSRHFDGRCAGEPPFVLLDYFPKDYLLIIDESHQTIPQSRAMFNGDYSRKKNLVDYGFRLSCAFDNRPLKFDEFENKMNKTLFVSATPADYELNQSGEPVQLITRPTGLLDPEVEVHPIDGQMKHLISEAKKTIERGERVLVTTLTKRMAEDLTDYLVKEGLRVRYMHSEIDSLDRIELVRQLRAGDYDILVGINLLREGLDVPEVSTIFILDADKEGFLRDERSLIQTIGRAARNVNGKVILYAEEKTQSMKRAMEVTHFRRMFQKNYNKKHNITPRTIVKSVAESERKIKGTKHLAKTEIQRKLIDFDAQMRAAAERLEFEKAIEFRDRIQELEKSLDYVLSKSEKKSRKKGK; encoded by the coding sequence ATTTTGAGACAAAAGACAAACAAACTCTTCTTGGCATTACTGGAAGTGGAAAAACATTTGTAATGGCAAACTTGATTAACAAACTGCAAAAACCTACACTAATTCTTGCTCATAATAAAACATTGGCAGCTCAACTTTACGCGGAATTAAAAGAGTTATTCCCAAAAAACAGAGTGGAATACTTCATTTCATTTTATTCGTATTACCAGCCTGAATCGTATCTACCTACTTCTGACATGTATATCGAAAAAGATTCTGACATCAACGATCAAATTGAAAAAATGCGCATGCATGCGGTTTCAAGCATTCTAAGTCGTGAAGACACAATAATTGTCGCCAGTATAAGCTGTATCTACGGTTTAGGAAACCCTGAAGATTACGAGGGAATGGCAGCAAATTTGAGTACAGGAAAAACAATGAAACGGCGAGAATTGTTGCAGTCTCTTGTAAACATGCAATATGAAAGAAACGATCAAGTTCTGGAGGCAGGCAACTTCAGGGTTCGCGGCAACGTTGTAGATGTTGTCCCAGCGTATGAAGAAGATATTTTGAGGATTGAATTGGAAGACAACAAAATTAAGAGTTTAAAAGAGGTTGAAGCCCTTACAGGAGACGTTAAAGTTAATCTAGACAACATCACGTTGTATCCTGCTCGTCAGTATGTAGTTCCTGAAACGAAACAAAAACGAGCCCTAGATCAGATACAAAAAGAACTAGAAGAAGAGTTACCAAAACTTCCGGCTCTTGAGGCACAAAGACTCAGGAAACGTGTAACATACGACATTGAAATGATAAAAGAAATGGGTTACTGCAAAGGAATTGAAAACTACAGCCGCCATTTTGATGGTCGATGTGCAGGGGAGCCTCCGTTTGTCTTGCTTGATTATTTTCCCAAAGATTATTTACTGATAATTGACGAAAGCCACCAGACGATTCCTCAATCTCGAGCCATGTTTAATGGAGATTATTCCCGCAAAAAGAACTTGGTTGATTATGGTTTTCGTTTGTCATGTGCTTTTGATAACCGTCCTCTTAAGTTTGATGAGTTTGAAAATAAGATGAACAAAACGTTGTTTGTTTCTGCGACTCCCGCCGATTACGAACTAAACCAAAGCGGCGAACCTGTGCAGTTGATTACTAGACCCACAGGGCTTCTTGATCCTGAAGTTGAAGTTCATCCCATTGACGGTCAGATGAAGCATTTGATTTCTGAAGCAAAAAAGACCATCGAACGGGGGGAAAGAGTTCTAGTTACTACCCTCACGAAAAGAATGGCAGAAGATTTGACTGATTACCTAGTCAAAGAAGGCTTACGAGTAAGGTACATGCACTCAGAAATTGATAGTTTAGACAGAATTGAGTTAGTTAGACAGTTACGGGCGGGGGATTACGATATTCTTGTTGGTATTAACTTGTTGCGTGAAGGTTTAGATGTGCCTGAAGTATCTACCATTTTTATTTTGGATGCAGATAAAGAAGGTTTCTTGCGGGATGAACGCAGTCTTATTCAGACCATTGGTCGTGCTGCCCGGAACGTGAATGGTAAAGTGATTTTGTACGCTGAAGAGAAAACCCAGTCTATGAAAAGAGCAATGGAGGTTACTCATTTCAGGCGCATGTTCCAGAAAAACTACAACAAGAAACACAACATTACTCCTCGTACTATCGTGAAAAGTGTGGCGGAAAGTGAACGAAAAATCAAAGGTACCAAACATTTGGCGAAAACTGAGATTCAAAGAAAACTAATTGATTTTGATGCCCAGATGCGTGCTGCGGCTGAACGTTTGGAGTTTGAGAAGGCCATTGAGTTTAGGGACCGTATTCAGGAATTAGAGAAGTCGTTGGATTATGTTTTGAGTAAATCTGAGAAGAAATCTCGAAAAAAAGGTAAGTAG